In the Elizabethkingia bruuniana genome, TGCTCTTTTCTAATCTCCTTTTGAAATTGTAATAATATTTGGGTGTAATTTCTATCATCGGAAATAAAGCAAAATTTGTCCCGGAAGAAAATTTTCTGTCCCATAAAGCTGCATTTAGCATAACTTCTCCCCGAAGTACAAAATTATCAGAAAGGCGAAGCTCATCATAAACTCCGATATGCAGTATTCCCAGTTGTGCACCTGTAAGATTTTTTACCGCTCCATTATTACTTTGCTCTTGCGCAAAAGATTTCATGCCCCAAAGGCTAATAAACACTAATAAAATTTTCTTCATATAATTTGGTTATGATTGTATTTGGATTTTATTTTTTTCTTACTGACCAAGTCCCGGCCCAATGACCTTGCTTGTATGTTCCTTTTCCCTCCGAAAGACTACCTTCTATAGTTAGTCCTGTTGTTATGGAAGTCCCATGAATTCTACCACTATCCGAATAAATAGCTTCTAAAGAATCTGTATAGGTACTAGAATTTATTCTGACAGTTATATTTCCGTCATCTGCTATATTAATTATTATTTCACCATTCACTCCGCCAGTGATTGGACCGAAGTAGGTTCCTTTGAATGCGGCTATAAAGTAAGCTTGTTTATCTTTCTTTTCTTTTTCTTTCCAGAAACTATCTACAATCTGTTCACAGGAAATTGGCAGAATAAATAAAAAGATGTAAAGTGGGATAAAATATTTTTTCCTCATAGTATAATGTGTTTGGCCGTCTAAAGATAAAATTATTTCTAAAAAAAGTGATAATTCACTCAAATCTATTTATTTTTAAAATTCATGCTCTAGTCTTAGTAAAAAAATGCTATTTTTAAATAAATTAAATATCAAACAACAATTTATTATGAAAAAACTAAAGAAAATCTCACGTGAAAATTTGAAAAAAGTTAATGGTGGCAGTTATGGCTGTGCTGGAAGCCCACCTGACAACCCAGAGATTGATTCACAATGTTATTACTGGGCATGTGATGGTGGACAATGGGTTCAATTCTTATGTGAAGGATAATCATTAGCATTATTACAAATACAACAAGGGCAGCATAAGCTGTCCTTGCTCTTCTTATATAGTAGTAAGTATGTTTGCAAAAAGCCTATCCTAAATTCAAATAACTAATATATAATCCAAAAGGAAATCTAAAACGGTTTCAAAAATTGCGAATTGCTATCGGA is a window encoding:
- a CDS encoding bacteriocin-like protein, yielding MKKLKKISRENLKKVNGGSYGCAGSPPDNPEIDSQCYYWACDGGQWVQFLCEG